A genomic region of Luteibacter aegosomatissinici contains the following coding sequences:
- a CDS encoding SDR family NAD(P)-dependent oxidoreductase: MNAKTIIVTGASQGIGAGLVKTFLERGYNVVATSRKVSESNELPVSDRLVRVDGDVADAATAEAVVNAAVKAFGKVDGLVNNAGIFIAKPFTDTTEEDYRQLLSINLDGFVYMTQRVIKQLLAQGTGGAITSITSPLADHPIAGVPASVAMITKGGIESASLNLAMEYAQQGIRVNTVGPGIVDTPMHANGPKDILATLSPIHGISSIQEVVDAVVFVTEAPRVTGEALRVDGGAHLGKW, from the coding sequence ATGAACGCTAAAACCATCATTGTCACTGGCGCTTCGCAGGGCATCGGCGCCGGCCTCGTCAAGACCTTCCTCGAGCGCGGCTATAACGTCGTCGCCACGTCCCGCAAGGTCAGCGAGTCGAACGAGCTGCCGGTCTCCGATCGCCTGGTCCGGGTGGACGGCGATGTCGCCGACGCCGCCACCGCCGAAGCCGTGGTGAACGCCGCCGTGAAGGCCTTCGGCAAGGTCGATGGCCTGGTCAACAACGCGGGCATCTTCATCGCCAAGCCGTTCACCGATACCACCGAAGAAGACTACCGCCAGCTGCTGTCGATCAATCTCGATGGCTTTGTGTACATGACCCAGCGCGTGATCAAGCAGCTGCTGGCGCAGGGTACCGGTGGCGCCATCACCAGTATCACCTCGCCGCTGGCGGACCACCCGATCGCAGGCGTGCCGGCATCCGTGGCCATGATCACCAAGGGCGGCATTGAATCCGCCTCGTTGAACCTGGCGATGGAATACGCACAGCAGGGCATCCGTGTGAACACCGTGGGCCCGGGCATCGTCGATACGCCGATGCACGCCAACGGCCCGAAGGACATCCTGGCAACGCTCTCGCCGATCCATGGCATCTCCAGCATCCAGGAAGTCGTCGATGCCGTGGTGTTCGTCACCGAGGCCCCGCGCGTCACCGGTGAAGCGCTCCGCGTGGATGGCGGCGCCCACCTGGGTAAGTGGTAA
- a CDS encoding sensor histidine kinase, with protein sequence MSHGSLQQGLRRRVALAVLAVLLPLGLLAALRTISELNALSDVRLRQTAETLDALLRQTGVMAVQNHARLEALPSVPVIANGVGPASTYEAEVGYRVTDKEGDPILVTDNMRELPRDLPADGQVVSLEIRRRRWHVYTRMDPTLGVTISVAERHDTRRDVTNAVAMERTLPILIGLPLLFIALRWAVRKGLRPLDTLAALLARRKPGAREPVVVADTPREMAPIVEALNTQIDSIETALERERRFSADVAHELRTPIAATMINLDSAVAFGTTATSAELLPDALASLRILSRRTEQLLVLAHLDEHARLPLERVDLKGLASDVLAEWAPTVDCTRFLLTVHMPEEAVTVPGYPEALAAMLRNLLENAARHAPLGGRVMLALAASDGTATMDVVDDGPGIPPDRRDAVFQRFHREATGLGDGFGVGLSIVQRVAQLHGATVSLGDAPWGHGLKVRVSIPLAVPVVQGA encoded by the coding sequence GTGAGCCACGGTTCGCTACAGCAGGGCCTGCGTCGTCGTGTTGCCCTCGCCGTGCTGGCCGTGCTGCTTCCGCTCGGGCTCCTCGCGGCCCTGCGCACCATTTCGGAACTCAACGCGCTTTCCGATGTTCGGCTACGGCAGACCGCCGAAACCCTGGATGCGCTGCTGCGGCAGACCGGGGTCATGGCCGTGCAGAACCACGCCCGCCTGGAAGCCCTGCCGTCCGTCCCCGTCATTGCCAATGGTGTCGGGCCCGCGTCCACCTACGAGGCCGAGGTGGGATACCGGGTAACGGACAAGGAAGGCGATCCGATCCTCGTGACGGATAACATGCGTGAGCTGCCGCGTGACCTGCCCGCAGATGGCCAGGTGGTGTCGCTCGAGATTCGCCGGCGCCGCTGGCACGTGTATACGCGCATGGATCCGACGCTGGGTGTCACGATCAGCGTGGCCGAGCGGCACGATACGCGCCGTGACGTGACCAATGCAGTGGCGATGGAACGGACGCTGCCTATCCTGATCGGGTTGCCATTGCTGTTCATCGCGCTGCGCTGGGCGGTGCGCAAGGGCCTCCGGCCACTGGATACCCTTGCGGCGCTGCTGGCCCGGCGCAAACCCGGGGCGCGTGAGCCGGTCGTGGTCGCCGATACGCCGCGCGAGATGGCACCCATCGTCGAAGCCCTCAACACGCAGATCGATAGCATCGAAACGGCGCTTGAGCGCGAGCGCCGTTTCAGCGCCGATGTGGCCCATGAGTTACGGACCCCGATCGCCGCCACGATGATCAACCTGGATAGCGCCGTCGCGTTCGGTACGACGGCCACCTCGGCGGAGCTGCTGCCGGATGCCCTCGCGAGCCTGCGGATCCTGTCGCGGCGCACGGAGCAGCTGCTCGTGCTGGCCCACCTGGATGAACACGCGCGCTTGCCGCTGGAACGCGTCGACCTGAAAGGCCTGGCCAGCGATGTGCTGGCCGAATGGGCACCGACCGTGGATTGCACCCGTTTCCTGCTCACCGTACACATGCCTGAGGAGGCCGTCACGGTGCCGGGCTACCCGGAAGCGCTCGCCGCGATGCTCCGTAACCTTCTCGAAAACGCCGCGCGCCATGCACCGTTGGGTGGTCGCGTCATGTTGGCCCTGGCGGCGAGCGACGGCACCGCCACCATGGATGTCGTGGACGATGGCCCCGGCATTCCGCCCGACCGTCGAGATGCCGTGTTCCAGCGCTTCCATCGCGAAGCCACTGGCCTGGGCGATGGGTTTGGTGTCGGCCTTTCCATCGTCCAACGCGTGGCGCAGTTGCATGGGGCAACCGTCAGCCTGGGCGATGCACCGTGGGGGCATGGCCTGAAGGTGCGGGTGTCCATCCCCCTCGCAGTGCCCGTGGTGCAGGGTGCGTGA
- a CDS encoding response regulator, whose amino-acid sequence MNIIVVEDDERLGAAIKRALEQLTHVVMWLRTGNEALEALRQENVDLVLLDLGLPNKDGVQVLREARRAGIRTPVLVVTARDSIEARVEGLDAGADDYLVKPFHLDELAARIRSIARRAQGLADNLIEAGHMRLDVGRMELSVGGQRVDLTRREFALMHVLMERAGRIVRRDAIESSVYGSESEVGPNALEVLVHSLRRKLGTDSIRTVRGFGYMVPVDPA is encoded by the coding sequence GTGAACATCATCGTGGTCGAGGACGACGAGCGGCTGGGTGCCGCGATCAAGCGCGCGCTGGAACAGCTCACCCATGTCGTGATGTGGCTGCGCACGGGCAACGAGGCCCTTGAGGCCCTGCGCCAGGAAAACGTCGACCTGGTGCTGCTCGACCTGGGCCTGCCGAACAAGGACGGGGTGCAGGTCCTGCGCGAGGCGCGCCGGGCCGGCATCCGCACCCCGGTTCTCGTGGTTACCGCCCGGGATAGCATCGAGGCGCGGGTGGAGGGGCTCGATGCCGGGGCCGATGACTACCTGGTCAAGCCGTTCCACCTGGATGAACTCGCGGCGCGCATCCGCTCGATCGCCCGGCGTGCGCAAGGCCTGGCCGATAACCTGATCGAGGCGGGGCACATGCGCCTGGATGTCGGGCGGATGGAGCTATCGGTGGGTGGCCAGCGGGTGGACCTGACCCGGCGCGAGTTCGCCCTGATGCACGTGCTGATGGAGCGGGCAGGGCGCATTGTCCGACGCGACGCGATCGAAAGCTCCGTCTACGGTAGCGAATCCGAGGTGGGACCCAATGCGCTGGAAGTGCTGGTGCACTCCCTGCGCCGCAAGCTCGGCACCGACAGCATTCGTACGGTGCGCGGTTTTGGCTACATGGTGCCGGTCGATCCCGCGTGA
- a CDS encoding enterotoxin: MGKAGFPVRALVAACALTLAPLAMADDFGKGAMTLAWQVSDGKVTNVVATDHINQRELPIATPFQLTMADGSVLGPNDFRLTGKVQAETLKADTKASRGAERLPGKALKASFTDAAQRFRVDVAWVQRDGSDYLREVVTISALKADEPVRRVDLLQAKLPDSEVVGSVDGSPVISGRDWLGFENPLSKSLVSGGTKVQLWVERELPLRKGTSVTYSAAIGATHDNQLRRDFLTYVERERAHPYRTFLHYNSWYDIGYFTPYTEQQALERIHHIGDELATKRGVTLDSFLFDDGWDDYSGSWAFSKDFPHGFKPLAEAAKAYGAAPGMWLSPWGGYGPPSKERAKRAGEAGYEIVDKGMALSGPKYYQRFHDVTMALVKDNGVNQFKFDGTGNANKVFPGSVFDSDFDAAIHLIDDLRTAKPDLFINLTTGTLASPFWLMYADSIWRDGEDDELVGVGTKRERWITYRDRETYHNIVEKGPLFPLNSLMLHGIIYARENRKLNTDPGHDFGNEVHSYFGSGTALQELYITPELLSSEDWDTLAEAARWSRTNAGVLRDTHWVGGDPGRLDVYGWASWTPAKAILTLRNPSDKPQAFVIDLDRQLELPPGAKRHFQARSPWKADEGKPAQPLDADTPTTITLQPFQVMTLELTP; encoded by the coding sequence ATGGGGAAGGCAGGGTTTCCGGTGCGTGCGCTGGTCGCGGCATGTGCGCTGACGCTGGCACCGCTGGCGATGGCGGATGATTTCGGCAAGGGCGCCATGACGCTGGCTTGGCAGGTTAGCGATGGTAAGGTCACCAACGTGGTGGCTACCGACCACATCAACCAGCGCGAGCTTCCCATCGCCACGCCGTTCCAGCTCACCATGGCCGATGGCAGCGTGCTCGGGCCCAACGACTTCCGTCTCACCGGCAAGGTACAGGCCGAAACCCTGAAGGCCGATACCAAGGCCTCGCGTGGCGCGGAGCGGCTGCCAGGTAAAGCACTGAAGGCCAGCTTTACTGATGCAGCCCAGCGCTTTCGCGTCGATGTGGCCTGGGTACAGCGTGACGGCTCCGACTACCTGCGCGAAGTGGTGACGATCAGCGCATTGAAGGCAGACGAGCCGGTGCGTCGTGTGGATCTGCTGCAGGCGAAGCTACCTGACTCGGAAGTCGTCGGTAGCGTTGACGGATCGCCGGTCATTTCAGGTCGCGACTGGCTCGGCTTCGAAAACCCGCTGTCGAAGAGCCTGGTGAGCGGCGGCACGAAAGTACAGCTGTGGGTCGAACGCGAGCTGCCACTGCGCAAAGGCACGTCGGTGACGTACTCAGCGGCCATCGGCGCCACCCACGATAACCAGCTCCGCCGCGATTTCCTCACCTATGTCGAGCGCGAGCGCGCCCACCCGTACCGCACGTTCCTGCACTACAACTCGTGGTACGACATCGGCTACTTCACCCCGTACACCGAGCAGCAGGCGCTCGAGCGCATCCACCACATCGGTGACGAGCTGGCCACGAAGCGCGGCGTCACGCTGGATTCGTTCCTGTTCGATGACGGCTGGGATGATTACAGCGGCAGCTGGGCCTTCAGCAAGGATTTCCCGCACGGTTTCAAGCCGCTGGCCGAAGCCGCGAAGGCTTATGGTGCAGCGCCGGGTATGTGGCTGTCGCCGTGGGGTGGCTATGGCCCGCCTTCGAAAGAGCGCGCAAAGCGTGCGGGCGAAGCCGGCTACGAGATTGTCGACAAGGGCATGGCGCTTTCTGGCCCGAAGTATTACCAGCGCTTCCACGATGTGACGATGGCACTGGTGAAGGACAACGGCGTCAACCAGTTCAAGTTCGATGGCACGGGCAACGCCAACAAGGTATTCCCGGGCAGCGTTTTCGATAGCGACTTCGATGCGGCGATCCACCTGATAGATGACCTGCGTACGGCCAAACCGGATCTGTTCATCAACCTCACCACGGGCACGCTGGCATCGCCGTTCTGGCTGATGTACGCCGATTCGATCTGGCGTGATGGTGAGGATGATGAGCTGGTGGGCGTAGGCACCAAGCGCGAGCGCTGGATTACCTACCGTGACCGCGAGACCTACCACAACATCGTGGAAAAGGGTCCGCTGTTCCCACTGAATTCGCTGATGCTGCACGGGATCATCTACGCGCGGGAGAACCGAAAGCTCAACACGGACCCAGGGCATGACTTCGGCAACGAAGTGCATTCGTACTTTGGCAGCGGCACGGCCTTGCAGGAGCTGTACATCACGCCAGAACTGCTCTCAAGCGAAGACTGGGACACGCTGGCGGAAGCCGCCCGCTGGTCGCGAACGAACGCTGGTGTCCTGCGCGATACCCACTGGGTGGGTGGCGATCCGGGCCGGCTGGATGTGTATGGCTGGGCGTCGTGGACGCCTGCGAAGGCCATCCTGACCTTGCGCAATCCCTCGGATAAGCCGCAGGCATTCGTGATCGACCTGGACCGCCAGCTTGAACTGCCGCCGGGCGCAAAGCGCCACTTCCAGGCTCGCAGCCCATGGAAGGCGGATGAAGGCAAGCCGGCACAGCCGCTGGACGCCGATACGCCGACCACCATCACGTTGCAGCCGTTCCAGGTGATGACACTCGAACTGACGCCGTAA
- a CDS encoding RidA family protein, with product MNAPQAQAAGAEQRLVKLGITLPPPPSPFGKYVEAVRVGRMVYFSGMLPAVGHDLPLLGRVGEALTVADGRKAAEMAALSALAAAKEFLGSLDRVTAVAKLGIYIATVGDFREHPTIADGASELMASVFGEEKLAPRVVLGMASLPLGVPVELEVLLEVAD from the coding sequence ATGAACGCCCCGCAAGCGCAGGCCGCTGGCGCAGAACAGCGGCTGGTGAAACTGGGCATCACGCTCCCCCCGCCGCCGTCGCCCTTTGGTAAGTACGTCGAAGCGGTGCGCGTCGGCCGCATGGTGTACTTCAGCGGGATGCTCCCCGCCGTTGGCCACGACCTGCCCTTGCTGGGACGCGTGGGTGAGGCGCTGACCGTTGCCGACGGCCGCAAGGCCGCCGAGATGGCCGCCCTCAGCGCACTTGCCGCAGCGAAGGAGTTCCTCGGTTCGCTCGACAGGGTCACCGCCGTGGCGAAGCTGGGTATCTATATCGCTACCGTGGGTGATTTCCGCGAGCACCCGACCATCGCGGATGGTGCTTCGGAACTGATGGCCAGCGTGTTCGGTGAAGAAAAGCTCGCCCCGCGCGTGGTCCTCGGCATGGCCAGCCTGCCTCTCGGCGTGCCGGTGGAACTGGAAGTCCTGCTCGAAGTCGCTGATTGA
- a CDS encoding glycosyltransferase family 9 protein produces MVPHSANIVGPGELPRGGIQRILVCRPNHRLGNTLMVTPLIAELEARFPGAEVDILGSGAATQSVFAGYPSIGELFLLDRRALRRPIATARTIGRLRSKRYDLVIDAASGSSSGRIASSMAQARYQIRVEGTGGSPTHFAMRPVHALRVALGISPTKWPSLDLRLRDTERATGMETLQRVLHAGPEGNAAPVLAIFPNATGAKRHDTTWWQRFIAELTAGIGERRIVELVAADGVSRLDNAYPTYFTSDPRKLAAFIDAAGTYISADCGVMHLAAATRATTIGLFSRTDPKRYAPIGDANASVICEDGCPERTAARVAALLSGASTRA; encoded by the coding sequence ATGGTTCCGCACAGCGCCAATATCGTTGGGCCGGGTGAACTTCCGCGGGGTGGCATCCAGCGGATCCTCGTGTGCCGGCCGAACCATCGGCTGGGCAATACATTGATGGTGACACCGTTGATCGCCGAGCTCGAGGCGCGCTTCCCGGGCGCGGAAGTCGATATCCTTGGATCCGGGGCGGCGACGCAAAGCGTCTTTGCCGGGTACCCGTCGATCGGCGAACTGTTCCTGCTGGACCGGCGCGCGCTACGCAGGCCGATCGCCACCGCGCGTACCATCGGCCGTTTGCGTTCCAAGCGCTACGACCTGGTGATCGATGCGGCATCAGGCTCATCCTCGGGCCGCATTGCGTCCAGCATGGCGCAGGCGCGGTACCAGATAAGGGTCGAGGGCACCGGCGGCTCGCCCACGCATTTTGCGATGCGTCCGGTACATGCGCTACGCGTGGCACTAGGTATCAGCCCAACAAAGTGGCCATCACTCGATCTGCGCCTGCGCGATACCGAGCGCGCAACGGGGATGGAAACGCTGCAACGCGTATTGCACGCGGGGCCCGAAGGAAATGCGGCCCCCGTCCTGGCGATCTTTCCCAACGCGACAGGTGCAAAGCGGCACGACACGACGTGGTGGCAGCGCTTCATCGCCGAGCTCACCGCGGGCATCGGCGAACGCCGGATCGTCGAACTGGTGGCCGCTGATGGTGTGTCGCGACTGGATAACGCCTACCCCACCTATTTCACCAGCGATCCGCGCAAGCTGGCCGCCTTTATCGATGCCGCAGGCACCTACATCAGCGCCGATTGCGGGGTGATGCACCTGGCCGCTGCGACGCGTGCCACCACCATCGGCCTGTTTAGCCGGACGGATCCGAAGCGCTATGCCCCTATCGGCGATGCGAATGCTTCGGTGATCTGTGAAGATGGCTGCCCCGAGCGCACCGCCGCGCGGGTCGCGGCTTTGCTGTCAGGCGCAAGCACGCGCGCTTAG
- a CDS encoding SulP family inorganic anion transporter, which translates to MHTTRWNQQWFFNVRGDVLSGLVVALALIPEAIAFSIIAGVDPKIGLYASFSMAVVIAFAGGRPAMISAATGAMALLMVGLVKEHGLQYLFLTTMCTGVIQMVIGALKLGSLMRFVSRSVVTGFVNALAILIFLAQLPELVGVAWMVYPMCAAGLAIIYLFPYVTKAVPSPLVAIVVLTIVAIVFRMDIHRVGDMGALPDSLPRFLWPDVPLNLDTLKIVLPHALTMAVVGLLESMMTLQIVNDMTDTRSDKNRECVGQGLANIATGLMGGMAGCAMIGQSVINVKSGGRGRLSTLVAGVVLLMLVVFGAPWVSQIPMAALVAVMIMVSLSTFSWRSLATLRSHPTSSSVVMLATVVVTVWTHDLARGVLTGVVLSAVFFATKVGKLLDVDSSLSGQGERTYSVKGQVFFASADAFVDEFDVREDGLSAVIIDVEEAHFWDLTAVGALDKVVLKFRDRGLPVDIRGLNRASATLVARLATHDKDGDRPAPGH; encoded by the coding sequence ATGCATACCACCCGTTGGAACCAGCAATGGTTCTTCAACGTGCGCGGCGACGTCCTGTCGGGCCTCGTCGTTGCCCTTGCCCTTATCCCTGAAGCCATTGCCTTTTCGATCATCGCGGGCGTGGACCCGAAGATCGGCCTCTACGCGTCGTTTTCGATGGCCGTGGTGATTGCGTTCGCGGGCGGCCGCCCGGCCATGATTTCGGCCGCCACCGGTGCCATGGCGCTGCTGATGGTGGGGCTGGTAAAGGAGCATGGCCTGCAATACCTGTTCCTCACCACGATGTGCACCGGCGTGATCCAGATGGTGATCGGCGCGTTGAAGCTCGGCTCGCTGATGCGATTTGTATCGCGTTCGGTGGTGACCGGGTTCGTCAATGCGCTTGCCATCCTGATCTTCCTTGCCCAGCTACCTGAACTGGTTGGCGTGGCATGGATGGTCTATCCCATGTGCGCGGCGGGGCTGGCCATCATCTACCTGTTCCCCTACGTGACCAAGGCCGTGCCGTCTCCACTGGTCGCGATTGTCGTGCTGACGATCGTAGCCATCGTGTTTCGTATGGATATCCATCGCGTTGGCGACATGGGTGCATTGCCTGATTCCCTGCCGCGCTTCCTCTGGCCGGATGTGCCGCTGAACCTCGATACGCTGAAGATCGTGTTGCCGCATGCACTGACCATGGCGGTGGTTGGCCTGCTGGAGTCGATGATGACGTTGCAGATCGTCAACGATATGACCGATACGCGATCGGACAAGAATCGTGAGTGCGTGGGACAGGGCCTGGCCAATATCGCCACGGGCCTGATGGGCGGCATGGCCGGTTGCGCCATGATCGGTCAGTCGGTGATCAACGTGAAATCGGGTGGCCGCGGGCGCCTTTCCACCCTCGTTGCGGGCGTGGTCTTGCTGATGCTCGTCGTGTTCGGCGCGCCATGGGTAAGCCAGATCCCGATGGCCGCGCTGGTCGCCGTGATGATCATGGTCTCGCTCAGCACGTTCAGCTGGCGCTCGCTGGCAACGCTTCGCTCGCATCCCACCAGTTCGAGCGTGGTGATGCTGGCCACTGTGGTGGTGACCGTGTGGACGCATGATCTCGCCCGCGGCGTGCTGACTGGGGTCGTCCTCTCGGCGGTGTTCTTCGCCACCAAGGTGGGGAAGCTGCTCGATGTGGATAGCTCGCTCTCCGGCCAGGGCGAACGCACGTATTCGGTCAAAGGGCAGGTTTTCTTTGCCTCGGCCGATGCCTTCGTGGACGAGTTCGACGTGCGTGAAGATGGGCTGTCGGCCGTGATCATCGATGTCGAGGAGGCGCACTTCTGGGACCTGACCGCGGTCGGGGCGCTGGACAAGGTCGTGCTCAAATTCCGCGATCGCGGCCTGCCCGTGGATATTCGCGGGCTCAACCGGGCCAGTGCCACACTGGTTGCGCGTCTTGCCACTCATGACAAGGATGGAGATCGGCCAGCCCCCGGGCATTGA
- a CDS encoding TonB-dependent receptor plug domain-containing protein has translation MTYRKRVLAVVIAAGLASGGVLAQSTTGTISGQVAPGTGDTVHIESGTGFQRDVPVDARGRYAIAQLPLGNYTVSLRKAGATVQSHQNVALRVGAATDVSFAAPAAASDTQNLEGVSVSASTLPPIDVASVDSRTVITSQQLAKLPLGFNAEAAARLAPGVVGNAGGFTGPTGQSLISFGGSAANENAYYINGFNTTDPLQAAGGLTLPYGSIDQQEVYTGGYSAQYGRSDGGVLNMVGKRGTNDWHFGGKLSWDPASLRASYDNTYYQNGLPPVPVARNLYVPRSKNSNWNTVYDAYVGGPLIKDKLFFFASGEWAKSEGDRLGAVTSTSPYTSYEYKMPKWYGKLDWNISDSNILEVTGASNTRETSGDIYKYDFNALQRGDQIGHADTIKTGGNLWTAKYTGYLTDTLTLSAQYGKMHTLNYEAPVGYNEALTYVSGTENQNPAFTGGTPRSAGQTVSSIYDPDQGNRSNNLRVSLAWQLGDHTITAGIDNLKATAEDQGARTSGPGYSWSYGFTTLPGNSPAPSLGVAAPNSTPDGAGGYYVMKNVSSAVATVRTTERAQYIEDQWQATDRLLLSLGLRNDQFTNYNSDSQPYITQTKPQWAPRLGFSWDVEGDASFKVYGNVGRYYLGSPLAPALSAAAGYTSTTQYFTYSGIGADGTPTGLTALSGPVSANNAFGVPPDPRTVTAKGLKSEYQDEYMLGFSKSIDNRWVYGAKLSRRVLRTGIDDFCDVDRITNAAAAKGITAASVNSCYLINPGKANTFVVLDDAGSAHDVKLSNAEMGFPKIKRNYYALDTFLEHPFDGTWYGRVDYTYSRSYGNTEGLTQSNVQSDGPSQSEDWDFPALMVYSNGLQGNNHKHQLKMYGYWQITPEWMVSGNLSLISGSPSTCLGLFGSDNSDPAGYNSNYHFCDGRPAPPGSTGNMPWQRQLDLGLHWTPAFADHKLGLNLDVFNVTNEQAELSINPHYYQDATGTPNPLYRTPLYLQDPRYVRFSITYDY, from the coding sequence ATGACGTATCGCAAACGTGTTTTGGCCGTGGTGATCGCGGCGGGCCTGGCCAGCGGGGGTGTGCTGGCGCAGTCGACCACCGGTACGATCAGCGGCCAGGTGGCGCCGGGTACGGGTGATACCGTGCATATTGAAAGCGGCACGGGGTTCCAGCGCGATGTGCCGGTGGATGCGCGCGGCCGCTACGCCATCGCGCAGCTGCCGCTGGGCAACTACACCGTATCGCTGCGCAAGGCCGGCGCGACGGTGCAGAGCCATCAGAATGTGGCGTTGCGCGTGGGTGCAGCCACTGATGTTTCCTTCGCGGCGCCGGCAGCCGCGTCCGATACGCAGAACCTGGAAGGCGTATCGGTTTCAGCCAGCACGCTGCCGCCCATCGATGTGGCCAGTGTCGATTCGCGTACCGTCATTACCTCGCAGCAGCTGGCGAAACTGCCCTTGGGGTTCAACGCGGAGGCGGCGGCGCGCCTGGCGCCGGGTGTCGTCGGCAATGCCGGTGGCTTCACCGGGCCGACCGGGCAATCGCTGATCAGCTTTGGCGGCTCCGCGGCCAACGAGAACGCGTACTACATCAACGGCTTCAATACGACCGATCCGTTGCAGGCCGCAGGCGGCCTGACGCTGCCGTACGGTTCGATCGACCAGCAGGAGGTGTACACCGGCGGCTACAGCGCGCAGTACGGGCGTTCCGATGGTGGGGTGCTGAACATGGTGGGCAAGCGCGGCACCAACGACTGGCACTTCGGTGGCAAGCTCAGTTGGGATCCCGCATCGCTTCGTGCGTCGTACGACAACACGTACTACCAGAATGGCCTGCCACCGGTGCCCGTTGCCAGGAACCTGTATGTCCCACGCAGCAAGAACAGCAACTGGAACACGGTGTATGACGCTTATGTCGGCGGCCCGCTGATCAAGGACAAGCTGTTCTTCTTCGCGTCGGGTGAGTGGGCGAAGAGCGAGGGTGACAGGCTGGGTGCGGTGACCTCCACCAGCCCGTACACGTCGTACGAGTACAAGATGCCCAAGTGGTACGGCAAGCTCGACTGGAACATCTCTGACAGCAACATCCTTGAGGTCACGGGTGCATCGAATACCCGCGAAACCAGCGGTGACATCTACAAGTACGATTTCAATGCGCTGCAGCGTGGGGATCAGATCGGCCACGCCGACACTATCAAGACCGGCGGCAACCTGTGGACCGCGAAGTACACCGGGTACCTGACCGACACCCTGACGCTGAGTGCGCAGTACGGCAAGATGCACACGCTGAATTACGAAGCGCCCGTGGGCTACAACGAGGCGCTGACCTATGTGAGCGGCACGGAAAACCAGAACCCCGCGTTCACGGGTGGGACGCCTCGCTCGGCCGGCCAGACGGTGTCGAGCATTTACGATCCGGACCAAGGCAATCGATCGAACAACCTGCGGGTGAGCCTGGCCTGGCAGTTGGGTGACCATACGATTACCGCGGGCATCGATAACCTCAAGGCCACAGCGGAGGACCAGGGCGCGCGTACCTCTGGCCCAGGCTATTCGTGGTCTTACGGGTTCACCACCCTGCCAGGCAACAGTCCGGCCCCGAGCCTGGGAGTGGCCGCGCCCAACAGCACGCCTGACGGTGCGGGCGGCTACTACGTGATGAAGAACGTATCCTCTGCCGTCGCCACGGTGCGCACGACGGAGCGCGCCCAGTACATCGAAGACCAGTGGCAGGCCACCGACCGCCTGCTGCTGTCGCTTGGTCTGCGCAACGACCAGTTCACCAACTACAACAGCGATAGCCAGCCCTATATCACCCAGACGAAGCCGCAGTGGGCGCCGCGGCTGGGCTTCAGCTGGGACGTTGAAGGCGACGCGTCGTTCAAGGTGTATGGCAACGTGGGGCGCTATTACCTTGGGTCACCCCTGGCGCCGGCGCTGAGCGCGGCCGCGGGTTACACGAGCACCACCCAGTACTTCACCTACTCGGGCATCGGCGCGGACGGGACGCCGACCGGGCTTACGGCGTTGTCCGGCCCGGTGTCGGCCAACAACGCGTTCGGCGTGCCGCCCGATCCACGCACCGTGACCGCGAAGGGCCTGAAGTCCGAGTATCAGGACGAGTACATGCTGGGCTTCAGCAAGAGCATTGATAACCGCTGGGTCTACGGGGCCAAACTCTCGCGCCGTGTGTTGCGCACGGGCATCGATGACTTCTGCGACGTGGACCGGATCACGAATGCGGCTGCGGCCAAGGGCATAACTGCCGCGTCAGTGAACAGCTGTTACCTGATCAATCCCGGTAAGGCCAACACCTTCGTCGTGCTGGACGACGCGGGCAGCGCTCACGACGTGAAGCTCAGCAATGCGGAGATGGGTTTCCCGAAGATCAAGCGCAACTACTACGCACTGGATACTTTCCTGGAGCACCCGTTCGATGGCACGTGGTACGGCCGTGTCGATTACACGTATTCGCGGAGCTACGGCAACACGGAGGGGCTGACCCAATCCAACGTGCAGTCCGATGGCCCGTCACAATCGGAGGACTGGGATTTCCCGGCACTGATGGTCTACAGCAACGGCCTGCAAGGGAACAACCACAAGCACCAGTTGAAGATGTACGGGTACTGGCAGATCACGCCGGAGTGGATGGTGTCGGGCAACCTGTCGCTGATCTCGGGCAGCCCCTCCACGTGCCTGGGCCTGTTCGGCAGCGATAACTCGGACCCGGCAGGGTACAACTCGAACTACCACTTCTGCGACGGCCGCCCCGCGCCCCCGGGGTCCACCGGCAACATGCCCTGGCAGCGCCAGCTGGATCTGGGTCTGCACTGGACCCCGGCGTTCGCCGACCACAAGCTCGGCCTGAATCTGGACGTGTTCAACGTGACCAATGAACAGGCCGAACTGAGCATCAACCCGCACTACTACCAGGACGCCACAGGCACACCCAACCCCCTGTACCGCACCCCGCTGTACCTGCAGGACCCGCGCTACGTCCGCTTCTCCATCACGTACGACTACTAA